A section of the Oncorhynchus tshawytscha isolate Ot180627B linkage group LG09, Otsh_v2.0, whole genome shotgun sequence genome encodes:
- the LOC112258559 gene encoding male-specific lethal 1-like 1 — translation MTSTVFTSGGYKLDTVGKIDLVKAPAGGTPDSFIGLRREPSEYVIGVPNVLGSIHNSSGQQLHGKAKVVPGQAPITCRPGSGQNPGLGSGQEENWVIFGAQTPQGKPMGGDGTTPVKSKTLLGQTNSNMGKIDLAVLNTIKQPWDDAVCGREVRGATTASIMGAQSSEHSPDGKRGNIRKGPGHSPTQTSCIRQILLLQLELIEQQQQQLQSKSKEIDDLKAEKEMLMARIERMARRLQLGKKDGCDQCPNHIPSLQEDQVAMPGTPEGQGLSECHSSHTPRTLNFGRGGKGHKRRFLFQDPRAAKRRAQAKASQSPHNEALLPKEEPLDGEEFSDGSPGTCSAATEELDYLSTTDMYLCRWHVPPLSPTSREPSPKKEEPVAIPSWKENLMEPLGEEEEAASDIPENLDDNVFLKRHSKHELDEKRRKRWDIQRIREQRMFQRLQQRMNKRKGIQESEPEVFSFYPEAEDVESLMITPHLPVVVFGRPLPKLSRRIFDLPWLDERSRCRVEVPKKQTPHRTCRK, via the exons ATGACATCCACTGTGTTCACAAGTGGAGGATATAAGCTAGACACAGTAGGGAAGATTGATTTGGTCAAAGCTCCAGCAGGAGGAACACCAGATTCCTTCATTGGCCTGAGGAGGGAGCCAAGTGAATACGTCATCGGAGTCCCAAACGTGCTGGGCAGTATCCACAACAGCAGCGGCCAGCAGCTCCACGGGAAAGCCaaggtggtgccaggacaggcaCCGATTACCTGCAGGCCTGGATCTGGACAGAACCCTGGGCTTGGGTCTGGGCAAGAGGAGAACTGGGTGATCTTTGGAGCCCAAACTCCCCAGGGCAAACCAATGGGGGGCGATGGCACCACACCAGTCAAGAGCAAGACACTACTAGGACAGACAAACAGCAATATGGGCAAGATAGACCTTGCAGTGCTCAACACTATCAAACAGCCCTGGGACGATGCAGTGTGTGGCAGGGAGGTCAGAGgggctactactgcatcaatcaTGGGGGCACAGTCATCAGAACACAGCCCAGATGGCAAAAGAGGGAATATTAGGAAAGGACCTGGTCACTCCCCTACACAGACCAGCTGCATACGCCAGATCCTCCTCCTCCAACTGGAACTCATtgaacaacagcaacagcagctcCAGTCCAAGAGCAAGGAGATAGATGACCTCAAAGCTGAGAAGGAAATG CTCATGGCGCGGATCGAGCGCATGGCTCGCCGTCTGCAGCTAGGTAAGAAGGATGGGTGTGACCAGTGCCCCAACCACATCCCTAGCCTGCAGGAAGACCAGGTGGCAATGCCAGGGACACCAGAGGGGCAGGGGCTGTCTGAGTGCCACAGCAGCCATACACCCCGAACGCTGAATTTTGGCAGAGGAGGCAAGGGCCACAAACG GCGTTTCCTCTTCCAGGACCCCAGGGCAGCCAAACGACGTGCCCAAGCCAAGGCCTCCCAGTCCCCACACAATGAGGCGCTTCTCCCCAAAGAGGAGCCTCTGGACGGGGAAGAGTTTTCGGATGGGTCTCCTGGGACCTGCTCGGCCGCCACTGAGGAACTAGACTACCTGTCCACCACGGACATGTACCTGTGTCGCTGGCATGTGCCTCCCCTGTCACCAACTTCGCGGGAGCCCTCACCCAAGAAGGAGGAGCCTGTGGCCA TTCCCTCGTGGAAAGAAAACCTTATGGAGcccctgggagaggaggaggaggcggcaTCTGATATCCCTGAG AATCTGGATGACAATGTCTTCCTGAAGCGCCACTCGAAGCATGAACTGgatgagaagagaaggaagag ATGGGACATCCAGCGGATCCGTGAGCAGCGGATGTTCCAGCGACTGCAGCAGCGCATGAACAAGAGGAAGGGTATCCAAGAGAGTGAGCCAGAAGTGTTCTCCTTCTACCCAGAAGCCGAGGATG tggAGTCCCTCATGATCACCCCCCACCTTCCAGTGGTGGTGTTTGGCCGACCTCTGCCAAAGCTGTCAAGACG GATCTTTGACCTGCCCTGGCTGGACGAGCGAAGCCGCTGTCGAGTAGAGGTGCCCAAAAAGCAGACCCCCCACCGGACCTGCcgaaaataa